One region of Streptomyces subrutilus genomic DNA includes:
- a CDS encoding acetate kinase, whose amino-acid sequence MTASRVLVLNSGSSSVKYQLLDMADRSRLAVGLVERIGEETSRLVHEPLTGPGAAGGKREQVGPIADHEAALKAVAAELAADGLGLDSPELAAVGHRVVHGGTKFTRPTVIDDAVLAEIRGLIPLAPLHNPANVTGIEVARGLRADIPQVAVFDTAFHSTMPEYVARYAIDAATAERYSIRRYGFHGTSHAYVSRATAALLGRPVEDVNVIVLHLGNGASASAVRGGVCVETSMGLTPLEGLVMGTRSGDLDPAVVFHLARVGGLSVDEIDSLLNKKSGLLGMCGDNDMREVLRRAGEGDDAAGVAFAAYVHRLKKYIGAYSAVLGRVDAVAFTAGVGENAHQVREAAVDGLAELGLALDLEANAVRSPEPRLVSADYARVAVAVVPTDEELEIATQAYALVTH is encoded by the coding sequence GTGACCGCATCGCGCGTACTCGTCCTCAACTCCGGCTCCTCGTCGGTCAAGTACCAGCTCCTTGACATGGCGGACCGCTCGCGCCTGGCCGTCGGCCTGGTGGAGCGCATCGGCGAGGAGACCTCCCGTCTCGTCCACGAACCGCTCACCGGGCCGGGCGCCGCGGGCGGCAAGCGCGAGCAGGTGGGCCCGATCGCCGACCACGAGGCGGCGCTGAAGGCCGTGGCGGCGGAGCTCGCCGCCGACGGCCTGGGCCTGGACTCCCCCGAACTGGCCGCCGTGGGGCACCGCGTGGTGCACGGCGGGACGAAGTTCACGCGGCCGACCGTGATCGACGACGCGGTGCTGGCGGAGATCCGCGGCCTGATCCCCCTCGCGCCGCTGCACAACCCGGCGAACGTCACGGGCATCGAGGTGGCGCGCGGGCTGCGCGCGGACATCCCGCAGGTCGCCGTCTTCGACACGGCCTTCCACTCGACGATGCCGGAGTACGTGGCGCGGTACGCGATCGACGCGGCGACGGCGGAGAGGTACTCCATCCGGCGGTACGGGTTCCACGGCACCTCCCACGCCTACGTCTCGCGGGCGACGGCCGCGCTGCTCGGCCGGCCGGTCGAGGACGTGAACGTGATCGTGCTGCACCTGGGCAACGGGGCCTCGGCCTCCGCCGTCCGGGGCGGGGTCTGCGTGGAGACCTCCATGGGGCTGACCCCGTTGGAGGGCCTGGTCATGGGAACCCGGTCGGGCGACCTGGATCCGGCGGTCGTCTTCCACCTGGCCCGGGTGGGGGGCCTCTCAGTGGATGAGATCGATTCGCTCCTGAACAAGAAGAGCGGTCTGCTGGGCATGTGCGGGGACAACGACATGCGCGAGGTGCTGCGGCGGGCCGGCGAGGGCGACGACGCGGCGGGCGTCGCCTTCGCCGCGTACGTCCACCGTCTGAAGAAGTACATCGGCGCCTACTCGGCGGTGCTCGGTCGGGTGGACGCGGTGGCCTTCACGGCCGGGGTCGGCGAGAACGCCCACCAGGTCCGCGAAGCTGCCGTGGACGGCCTCGCCGAGCTCGGCCTGGCGCTGGACCTGGAGGCCAACGCGGTGCGCTCGCCGGAGCCGCGGCTGGTCTCGGCGGACTACGCGCGGGTGGCCGTGGCCGTGGTGCCGACGGATGAGGAACTGGAGATCGCCACCCAGGCGTACGCGCTGGTTACTCATTAG
- a CDS encoding acyl-CoA mutase large subunit family protein: protein MDADAIEQGRRRWQARYDKARKRDADFTTLSGDEVDPVYGPRPGDAYEGFERIGWPGEYPYTRGLHATGYRGRTWTIRQFAGFGNAEQTNERYKMILAAGGGGLSVAFDMPTLMGRDSDDPRALGEVGHCGVAIDSAADMEVLFKDIPLGDVTTSMTISGPAVPAFCMYLVAAERQGVDPALLNGTLQTDIFKEYIAQKEWLFEPEPHLRLIGDLMEYCAKGIPAYKPLSVSGYHIREAGATAAQELAYTLADGFGYVELGLSRGMDVDHFAPGLSFFFDAHLDFFEEIAKFRAARRIWARWMKEVYGAKSDKSMWLRFHTQTAGVSLTAQQPYNNVVRTAVEALAAVLGGTNSLHTNALDETLALPSEQAAEIALRTQQVLMEETGVANVADPLGGSWYVEQLTDRIEADAEKIFDQIKERGLRAHPDGQHPIGPITSGILRGIEDGWFTGEIAESAFQYQRSLEKGDKRVVGVNVHHGSVTGDLEILRVSHEVEREQVRALADRKGRRDDAKVTAALKAMLDAARDGSNMIPAMLDAVRAEATLGEICNALRDEWGTYTEPPGF, encoded by the coding sequence ATGGACGCAGACGCCATCGAGCAGGGCCGCCGTCGCTGGCAGGCCCGTTACGACAAGGCCCGCAAGCGCGACGCCGATTTCACCACGCTCTCCGGCGATGAGGTCGATCCGGTCTACGGGCCCCGGCCCGGCGACGCGTACGAGGGATTCGAACGCATCGGGTGGCCGGGGGAGTACCCGTACACCCGGGGCCTGCACGCCACCGGCTACCGCGGCCGGACCTGGACGATCCGGCAGTTCGCCGGGTTCGGGAACGCCGAGCAGACCAACGAGCGCTACAAGATGATCCTGGCGGCCGGCGGCGGCGGCCTCTCCGTCGCCTTCGACATGCCGACCCTCATGGGGCGCGACTCCGACGACCCCCGCGCGCTGGGCGAGGTGGGCCACTGCGGGGTGGCCATAGACTCCGCCGCCGACATGGAGGTCCTGTTCAAGGACATCCCGCTCGGCGACGTCACCACCTCCATGACCATCTCGGGCCCCGCCGTGCCCGCCTTCTGCATGTACCTGGTCGCCGCCGAGCGCCAGGGCGTGGACCCGGCCCTCCTCAACGGCACGCTCCAGACGGACATCTTCAAGGAGTACATCGCCCAGAAGGAGTGGCTCTTCGAACCCGAGCCGCACCTGCGCCTCATCGGCGACCTCATGGAGTACTGCGCGAAGGGCATCCCGGCCTACAAGCCGCTGTCCGTCTCCGGCTACCACATCCGCGAGGCCGGGGCGACGGCCGCGCAGGAGCTCGCCTACACCCTCGCCGACGGCTTCGGGTACGTGGAGCTCGGGCTCTCGCGGGGCATGGACGTGGACCACTTCGCGCCCGGCCTGTCCTTCTTCTTCGACGCGCACCTCGACTTCTTCGAGGAGATCGCCAAGTTCCGCGCCGCGCGCCGGATCTGGGCCCGCTGGATGAAGGAGGTCTACGGGGCGAAGAGCGACAAGTCCATGTGGCTGCGCTTCCACACGCAGACCGCCGGTGTCTCCCTCACCGCCCAGCAGCCCTACAACAACGTCGTGCGCACCGCGGTCGAAGCCCTCGCGGCCGTCCTCGGCGGCACGAACTCCCTGCACACCAACGCCCTCGACGAGACCCTCGCCCTGCCCAGCGAGCAGGCCGCCGAGATCGCCCTGCGCACCCAGCAGGTGCTGATGGAGGAGACCGGCGTCGCCAACGTGGCGGACCCGCTGGGCGGTTCCTGGTACGTGGAGCAGCTCACCGACCGCATCGAGGCGGACGCCGAGAAGATCTTCGACCAGATCAAGGAGCGCGGGCTGCGCGCCCACCCGGACGGGCAGCACCCGATCGGGCCGATCACCTCGGGCATCCTGCGCGGCATCGAGGACGGCTGGTTCACCGGGGAGATCGCCGAGTCGGCCTTCCAGTACCAGCGGTCGCTGGAGAAGGGCGACAAGCGCGTCGTCGGCGTCAACGTCCACCACGGCTCGGTCACCGGGGACCTGGAGATCCTGCGGGTCAGCCACGAGGTGGAGCGCGAGCAGGTCCGGGCCCTCGCCGACCGCAAGGGCCGCCGGGACGACGCCAAGGTCACCGCGGCCCTGAAGGCCATGCTGGACGCCGCCCGCGACGGGTCGAACATGATTCCGGCCATGCTGGACGCGGTGCGGGCCGAGGCCACGCTGGGCGAGATCTGCAACGCCCTGCGCGACGAGTGGGGCACCTACACCGAGCCGCCGGGCTTCTAG
- a CDS encoding TetR/AcrR family transcriptional regulator, producing MRNPSPGRTGRPRSAAADAAILAATRDALVELGWSKLTMGDVSARAGVAKTTLYRRWASKNELVVDAVAELFDALELPDRGSLEADVEYVVLRFAELLRRPEARTALMAVVAESTRDEALRDRIRSAIVDRQKRLVVLGRERAQARGELPYEEDEDLADRTTDLIFDVIAGTVVHRALVSCEPVDELWVATFTALLMHGLRGPAQA from the coding sequence ATGCGCAACCCCAGCCCCGGACGGACCGGCCGTCCCCGCAGCGCCGCCGCGGACGCGGCGATCCTCGCGGCGACCCGGGACGCCCTGGTGGAACTGGGCTGGTCCAAGCTGACGATGGGCGACGTCTCGGCCCGCGCCGGGGTCGCCAAGACCACGCTCTACCGCCGCTGGGCGAGCAAGAACGAGCTGGTCGTGGACGCGGTCGCGGAGCTGTTCGACGCCCTCGAGCTGCCCGACCGCGGGTCCCTCGAGGCCGACGTCGAGTACGTGGTCCTGCGCTTCGCGGAGCTGCTGCGGCGGCCGGAGGCCCGTACGGCCCTGATGGCGGTGGTGGCCGAGTCCACCCGGGACGAGGCCCTGCGCGACCGTATCCGGTCGGCCATCGTGGACCGGCAGAAACGTCTCGTCGTACTGGGCCGAGAACGGGCCCAGGCCCGCGGTGAACTCCCGTACGAGGAGGACGAGGACCTCGCCGACCGCACCACCGACCTGATCTTCGACGTGATCGCGGGCACCGTGGTGCACCGCGCGCTGGTGAGCTGCGAGCCCGTGGACGAGCTCTGGGTGGCGACCTTCACGGCCCTGCTGATGCACGGGCTCAGGGGCCCGGCGCAGGCCTGA
- a CDS encoding ATP-dependent 6-phosphofructokinase, giving the protein MRIGVLTAGGDCPGLNAVIRSVVHRALVGHGDEVIGFEDGFKGLLDGNFRPLDINAVSGILARGGTILGSARMERARLHEAAENAQELAKRYGIDALIPIGGEGTLTAARMLSDAGMPVVGVPKTIDNDISSTDRTFGFDTAVMVATEAIDRLKTTAESHQRVMVVEVMGRHAGWIALESGMAGGAHGICLPERPFEVDALVKMVEERFARGKKFAVVCIAEGAHPAEGSMPYEKGAIDQYGHERFAGIGNRLAVELERRLGKEARPVILGHVQRGGTPTAYDRVLATRFGWHAVEAVHRGDFGNMTALRGTEIVMAPLASAVTELKTVPDDRMYEAESVF; this is encoded by the coding sequence ATGCGTATCGGAGTTCTCACCGCGGGCGGCGACTGTCCGGGCCTCAACGCTGTCATCCGTTCGGTCGTACACCGCGCCCTGGTCGGGCACGGAGACGAGGTCATCGGCTTCGAGGACGGCTTCAAGGGCCTCCTCGACGGCAACTTCCGCCCGCTCGACATCAATGCCGTGAGCGGCATCCTGGCCCGCGGCGGCACGATCCTCGGCTCGGCCCGCATGGAGCGCGCCCGTCTGCACGAGGCCGCCGAGAACGCGCAGGAGCTGGCGAAGCGCTACGGCATCGACGCCCTCATCCCGATCGGAGGCGAGGGCACCCTGACCGCCGCGCGGATGCTGTCGGACGCGGGGATGCCGGTCGTCGGTGTGCCGAAGACCATCGACAACGACATCTCCTCCACCGACCGCACCTTCGGCTTCGACACCGCCGTCATGGTCGCCACCGAGGCCATCGACCGCCTGAAGACCACCGCCGAGTCGCACCAGCGCGTCATGGTCGTCGAGGTCATGGGCCGCCACGCGGGCTGGATCGCCCTGGAGTCCGGCATGGCCGGCGGCGCCCACGGGATCTGCCTGCCCGAGCGCCCCTTCGAGGTGGACGCCCTGGTGAAGATGGTGGAGGAACGGTTCGCCCGCGGGAAGAAGTTCGCCGTCGTCTGCATCGCAGAGGGCGCGCACCCGGCCGAGGGCTCCATGCCGTACGAGAAGGGCGCCATCGACCAGTACGGCCACGAGCGCTTCGCCGGCATCGGCAACCGCCTGGCGGTCGAGCTGGAGCGGCGCCTGGGCAAGGAGGCCCGCCCGGTCATCCTCGGCCACGTCCAGCGCGGCGGCACCCCCACCGCCTACGACCGGGTCCTCGCGACCCGCTTCGGCTGGCACGCCGTCGAGGCCGTCCACCGCGGCGACTTCGGCAACATGACCGCCCTGCGCGGCACCGAGATCGTGATGGCCCCGCTGGCCTCGGCCGTCACCGAGCTGAAGACGGTCCCCGACGACCGCATGTACGAGGCCGAATCCGTCTTCTAG
- the pyk gene encoding pyruvate kinase encodes MRRSKIVCTLGPAVDSYEQLKALIEAGMNVARFNFSHGSQAEHQERYDRVRKVSEDTGRAVGVLADLQGPKIRLETFAEGPVELVRGDEFTITTEDVPGDKSICGTTYKGLPGDVTKGDQVLINDGNVELRVTGVEGPRVRTIVIEGGVISDHKGINLPGAAVNVPALSEKDVDDLRFALRMGCDMVALSFVRDANDVKDVHKVMDEEGRRVPVIAKVEKPQAVENMAAVVDAFDAVMVARGDLAVEYPLEKVPMVQKRLIEMCRRNAKPVIVATQMMESMITNSRPTRAEASDVANAILDGADAVMLSAESSVGAYPIETVKTMSKIVTAAEEELLSKGLQPLVPGKKPRTQGGSVARAACEIADFLDGKALIAFTQSGDTARRLSRYRATQPILAFTTDVNTRNQLTLSWGVESYVVEHVDNTDAMVDLVDGELLKLGRYNEGDTMVITAGSPPGVPGTTNMVRVHHVGGNGARD; translated from the coding sequence ATGCGCCGTTCCAAAATCGTCTGCACGCTGGGCCCCGCCGTCGACTCGTATGAGCAGCTGAAAGCGCTCATCGAGGCAGGTATGAACGTGGCCCGATTCAACTTCAGCCACGGATCCCAGGCAGAACACCAGGAGCGGTACGACCGCGTCCGGAAGGTCTCCGAGGACACCGGGCGCGCCGTCGGCGTCCTCGCCGACCTCCAGGGCCCGAAGATCCGTCTGGAGACCTTCGCCGAGGGTCCCGTCGAGCTGGTGCGCGGTGACGAGTTCACCATCACCACCGAGGACGTCCCGGGCGACAAGTCCATCTGCGGCACCACCTACAAGGGCCTGCCGGGTGACGTCACCAAGGGCGACCAGGTCCTGATCAACGACGGCAATGTCGAGCTCCGGGTGACCGGGGTCGAGGGCCCGCGGGTGCGGACCATCGTCATCGAGGGCGGTGTCATCTCGGACCACAAGGGCATCAACCTGCCGGGTGCCGCCGTCAACGTCCCCGCCCTGTCGGAGAAGGACGTCGACGACCTGCGCTTCGCCCTGCGGATGGGCTGCGACATGGTCGCCCTGTCCTTCGTCCGCGACGCCAACGACGTCAAGGACGTCCACAAGGTCATGGACGAGGAGGGCCGCCGGGTCCCGGTCATCGCCAAGGTGGAGAAGCCGCAGGCCGTGGAGAACATGGCGGCCGTGGTCGACGCCTTCGACGCGGTCATGGTGGCCCGCGGCGACCTGGCCGTCGAGTACCCGCTCGAGAAGGTCCCGATGGTCCAGAAGCGGCTCATCGAGATGTGCCGCCGCAACGCCAAGCCGGTGATCGTCGCGACCCAGATGATGGAGTCGATGATCACCAACTCCCGCCCGACCCGTGCGGAGGCCTCCGACGTCGCCAACGCCATCCTCGACGGCGCGGACGCGGTCATGCTCTCGGCCGAGTCCTCGGTCGGCGCCTACCCGATCGAGACCGTCAAGACGATGTCGAAGATCGTCACGGCGGCCGAGGAGGAGCTCCTCTCCAAGGGCCTCCAGCCGCTGGTCCCGGGCAAGAAGCCCCGCACCCAGGGCGGCTCCGTCGCCCGCGCGGCCTGCGAGATCGCGGACTTCCTCGACGGCAAGGCGCTCATCGCCTTCACCCAGTCCGGTGACACGGCCCGCCGCCTGTCGCGCTACCGCGCCACGCAGCCGATCCTGGCCTTCACCACCGACGTCAACACCCGCAACCAGCTCACGCTGAGCTGGGGCGTCGAGTCGTACGTCGTCGAGCACGTGGACAACACCGACGCGATGGTCGACCTGGTGGACGGCGAGCTGCTGAAGCTGGGCCGCTACAACGAGGGCGACACCATGGTCATCACCGCCGGCTCGCCCCCCGGCGTCCCCGGCACCACGAACATGGTCCGCGTGCACCACGTGGGCGGCAACGGCGCGCGCGACTGA
- a CDS encoding tetratricopeptide repeat protein, protein MQPRNMSMSGVVDLAAVKAAGEAKAKAEQARAEAARQAAQGGGAGPAAGAVPPSALVIDVDEAGFERDVLQLSAEVPVVLDFWAEWCEPCKQLSPLLERLTVEAGGRLVLAKVDVDANQMLMQQFGVQGIPAVFAVVAGQVLPLFQGVVPEKQIREVLAQLVQVAEERFGIIGIEVDPAAEGAPRAAAAPAEVPAGPHDALLEAAVVALDAGDLGGAVQAYKNVLSDDPGNTEAKLGLAQAELLVRVQDMNPQAVRTAAAENPRDPAAQIAAADLDLVGGHVEDAFGRLVDTVRVTFGEDRDAVRLRLLELFEVIGADDPRVSAARTALARVLF, encoded by the coding sequence ATGCAGCCCAGAAACATGTCCATGAGCGGCGTCGTCGACCTCGCCGCGGTGAAGGCGGCCGGCGAAGCCAAGGCCAAGGCCGAGCAGGCCCGGGCCGAAGCGGCACGGCAGGCGGCGCAGGGCGGCGGGGCAGGCCCGGCCGCCGGCGCCGTGCCGCCCTCCGCCCTCGTCATCGACGTAGACGAGGCCGGGTTCGAACGCGATGTACTCCAGCTCTCCGCCGAGGTCCCGGTCGTCCTGGACTTCTGGGCCGAGTGGTGCGAGCCGTGCAAGCAGCTCAGCCCGCTCCTCGAGCGCCTGACCGTCGAGGCCGGCGGCCGCCTCGTGCTCGCCAAGGTCGACGTCGACGCGAACCAGATGCTGATGCAGCAGTTCGGCGTCCAGGGCATCCCGGCGGTCTTCGCCGTGGTCGCGGGCCAGGTGCTGCCGCTGTTCCAGGGCGTGGTCCCGGAGAAGCAGATCCGCGAGGTCCTCGCCCAGCTGGTGCAGGTCGCCGAGGAGCGTTTCGGGATCATCGGCATCGAGGTGGACCCCGCCGCGGAAGGCGCGCCCCGGGCCGCCGCCGCGCCGGCCGAGGTCCCGGCCGGCCCGCACGACGCCCTGCTGGAGGCGGCCGTGGTCGCGCTCGACGCGGGCGACCTGGGCGGCGCGGTGCAGGCGTACAAGAACGTGCTGTCCGACGACCCGGGCAACACCGAGGCCAAGCTGGGCCTGGCCCAGGCGGAACTCCTCGTGCGGGTCCAGGACATGAACCCGCAGGCGGTGCGCACCGCGGCGGCCGAGAACCCGCGCGATCCGGCGGCTCAGATCGCCGCGGCCGACCTGGACCTGGTCGGCGGGCACGTGGAGGACGCCTTCGGGCGCCTGGTGGACACCGTACGGGTGACGTTCGGTGAGGACCGGGACGCCGTACGGCTGCGCCTGCTGGAGCTGTTCGAGGTCATCGGCGCGGACGATCCACGGGTCTCCGCGGCGCGTACGGCGCTTGCCCGCGTGCTCTTCTGA
- the pta gene encoding phosphate acetyltransferase: MTRSVYVTGIERGDGRQVVELGIMELLTRQTGRVGVYRPLLHDSPDRLFDLLKARYRIDQDAATAYGMEYHEASAILAEKGTDELVSRLVDRYHRVAREYEVMLVLGTDYADTNLPDELALNARLANELGAVVVPVVGGVKHPAEAVRAEARNAYRAYESLGCHVVAMVVNRVAAEDRDLIAERLAARLPVPCYVLPDDKSLSAPTVAQITRALGGEVLLGDDAGLARDALDFVFGGAMLPNFLNALTPGCLVVTPGDRSDLVIGALAAHTSGTPPIAGVLLTLNERPGPDILTLASKLAPGTPVVSVAGNSFPTAAELFALQSRLNSATPRKLETALGLFERHVNTGELRDLLSVARSERVTPMMFEHELLERARSERRRVVLPEGTEERVLRAADVVLRRGVCDLTLLGEEPAILKKAADLGIDISGAQLIDPATSPLRERFAEYYATVRAHKGMTVELANDVVTDVNYFGTLMVQEGLADGMVSGSVHSTAATIRPAFEIIKTKPEASIVSSVFFMCLADRVLVYGDCAVNPDPDAEQLADIAVQSAATAAAFGVEPRIAMLSYSTGTSGSGADVDKVRKATEIVRDQRPDLLIEGPIQYDAAVEPSVAATKLPGSEVAGRASVLIFPDLNTGNNTYKAVQRSAGAVAVGPVLQGLRKPVNDLSRGALVQDIVTTVAITAIQAQSQPLTAR, translated from the coding sequence GTGACGCGCAGCGTGTACGTGACCGGCATCGAGCGGGGGGACGGCCGGCAGGTCGTCGAACTGGGGATCATGGAGCTCCTGACCCGGCAGACGGGCCGGGTCGGCGTCTACCGCCCGTTGCTCCACGACAGCCCCGACCGGCTCTTCGACCTCCTCAAGGCCCGCTACCGGATCGACCAGGACGCCGCCACGGCCTACGGCATGGAGTACCACGAGGCCTCGGCGATCCTCGCCGAGAAGGGCACCGACGAGCTGGTCTCGCGGCTGGTCGACCGCTACCACCGGGTGGCGCGCGAGTACGAGGTCATGCTGGTCCTCGGCACCGACTACGCCGACACCAACCTGCCCGACGAGCTCGCGCTCAACGCCCGCCTCGCCAACGAGCTGGGCGCGGTCGTCGTCCCCGTCGTGGGCGGCGTCAAGCACCCCGCCGAGGCCGTGCGCGCCGAGGCCCGCAACGCCTACCGCGCGTACGAGAGCCTGGGCTGCCACGTCGTCGCGATGGTCGTCAACCGGGTGGCCGCCGAGGACCGCGACCTCATAGCCGAGCGGCTGGCCGCCCGGCTCCCCGTCCCCTGCTACGTACTGCCGGACGACAAGTCGCTCTCCGCCCCGACCGTCGCCCAGATCACCCGGGCCCTCGGCGGCGAGGTGCTCCTCGGCGACGACGCCGGGCTGGCCCGTGACGCGCTGGACTTCGTCTTCGGCGGCGCCATGCTGCCGAACTTCCTGAACGCCCTGACCCCCGGCTGCCTGGTCGTCACCCCCGGGGACCGCTCCGACCTGGTTATCGGCGCCCTGGCCGCGCACACCTCGGGCACCCCGCCGATCGCCGGTGTGCTGCTCACCCTGAACGAGCGCCCGGGCCCGGACATCCTCACGCTGGCCTCGAAGCTGGCGCCGGGCACGCCCGTGGTGTCGGTGGCCGGCAACAGCTTCCCGACGGCCGCCGAACTCTTCGCACTGCAGAGCCGCTTGAACTCCGCGACCCCGCGCAAGCTGGAGACCGCCCTCGGCCTCTTCGAGCGGCACGTGAACACCGGCGAGCTGCGCGACCTGCTGTCGGTGGCCCGCTCCGAGCGCGTCACCCCGATGATGTTCGAGCACGAGCTGCTGGAGCGGGCCCGCTCGGAGCGGCGCCGCGTCGTGCTGCCGGAGGGCACCGAGGAGCGCGTGCTGCGGGCCGCGGACGTGGTGCTGCGGCGGGGCGTGTGCGACCTGACCCTGCTGGGCGAGGAGCCGGCCATCCTGAAGAAGGCCGCCGACCTCGGGATCGACATCTCGGGCGCCCAGCTCATCGACCCGGCGACCTCCCCCCTGCGGGAACGGTTCGCCGAGTACTACGCCACGGTCCGTGCCCACAAGGGCATGACGGTCGAGCTGGCCAACGACGTGGTGACCGACGTCAATTACTTCGGCACCCTGATGGTCCAGGAGGGCCTGGCCGACGGCATGGTCTCCGGCTCCGTGCACTCCACCGCCGCGACCATCCGCCCGGCCTTCGAGATCATCAAGACCAAGCCGGAGGCCTCCATCGTCTCCTCGGTCTTCTTCATGTGCCTGGCCGACCGGGTGCTCGTCTACGGCGACTGCGCCGTCAACCCGGACCCCGATGCCGAGCAGCTCGCCGACATCGCCGTGCAGTCGGCCGCCACCGCAGCCGCCTTCGGGGTCGAGCCGCGGATCGCGATGCTCTCGTACTCGACCGGCACCTCGGGCAGCGGCGCGGACGTGGACAAGGTCCGCAAGGCCACCGAGATCGTCCGCGACCAGCGCCCCGACCTGCTGATCGAAGGGCCGATCCAGTACGACGCGGCCGTGGAGCCCTCGGTCGCCGCGACCAAGCTGCCCGGGTCCGAGGTGGCCGGGCGCGCGAGCGTGCTGATCTTCCCCGACCTCAACACCGGCAACAACACGTACAAGGCCGTGCAGCGTTCCGCCGGCGCGGTGGCGGTCGGCCCGGTGCTCCAGGGCCTGCGCAAGCCGGTCAACGACCTCTCGCGCGGCGCGCTGGTGCAGGACATCGTCACCACCGTGGCCATCACCGCGATCCAGGCCCAGTCGCAGCCGCTGACCGCCCGGTAG
- a CDS encoding DUF6230 family protein gives MSSQVRGGTRWKRFALVMVPSIAATAAVGVGLAQGALAASFSVSGQDFKVSADKLDGENLIQYGGIAKGNDLKTGKPVDHPVTISGFSNAKITNMCQSLVTPTPLGNITLQLKTGHKGTPAEATNIYLDVAELDTDAEFTNLDIGVAVGDPSHKTKPQAGTVSSPYAFSQRADRAVLTNVKQKAWATTAGTFKLPNLKLRLVGGDQPCYQDKDVRD, from the coding sequence ATGAGTTCTCAGGTTCGTGGTGGGACCAGATGGAAGCGCTTCGCGCTCGTCATGGTGCCGAGCATCGCGGCCACGGCCGCGGTCGGTGTGGGTCTGGCGCAGGGTGCCCTCGCGGCGTCCTTCAGCGTCTCCGGCCAGGACTTCAAGGTCTCGGCCGACAAGCTCGACGGTGAGAACCTCATCCAGTATGGCGGTATCGCCAAGGGCAACGACCTGAAGACGGGCAAGCCGGTCGATCACCCGGTCACCATCTCCGGGTTCAGCAACGCCAAGATCACCAACATGTGCCAGTCGCTGGTGACCCCGACTCCGCTGGGCAACATCACGCTCCAGCTGAAGACCGGTCACAAGGGCACCCCGGCAGAGGCGACCAACATCTACCTGGATGTTGCCGAGCTCGACACCGACGCCGAGTTCACCAACCTGGACATCGGTGTCGCGGTCGGCGACCCGAGCCACAAGACCAAGCCGCAGGCCGGCACGGTCTCCAGTCCGTACGCGTTCTCGCAGCGCGCTGACCGGGCCGTTCTGACGAACGTGAAGCAGAAGGCGTGGGCCACCACGGCGGGCACCTTCAAGCTGCCCAACCTGAAGCTGCGCCTGGTCGGCGGCGACCAGCCGTGCTACCAGGACAAGGACGTCCGGGACTGA
- a CDS encoding DUF6114 domain-containing protein gives MNPQAPVYVRREDDAWLTVVYYHFHAWSGRRPFWAGLFTLLGGFPIAYFPYADLRLGNVSLAMATTGGAGALIIGVLLITLGLALWFQQTIRVFAGVAAILLALVSIPVSNLGGFFMGFSLSMIGGALALAWVPGQTADEAPVDQPPTAVDLGKAEAMTGPQGIPGPRETETAYASETTAHADGGRNSAG, from the coding sequence ATGAACCCCCAGGCCCCGGTTTATGTTCGCCGCGAAGACGACGCCTGGCTCACCGTCGTGTACTACCACTTCCACGCCTGGAGCGGTCGGCGTCCCTTCTGGGCCGGGCTGTTCACGCTCCTCGGTGGCTTCCCGATCGCCTACTTCCCGTACGCGGACCTCCGGCTGGGCAACGTCAGTCTGGCGATGGCCACCACGGGCGGCGCCGGCGCGCTGATCATCGGCGTCCTGCTGATCACGCTGGGCCTGGCCCTCTGGTTCCAGCAGACCATCCGCGTCTTCGCCGGCGTGGCCGCGATCCTGCTGGCCCTGGTCTCGATCCCGGTGTCCAACCTCGGCGGGTTCTTCATGGGCTTCAGCCTCTCCATGATCGGCGGCGCCCTCGCCCTGGCATGGGTCCCCGGGCAGACGGCGGACGAGGCGCCGGTGGACCAGCCGCCGACCGCGGTGGACCTGGGCAAAGCAGAAGCGATGACGGGGCCCCAGGGCATCCCGGGACCGCGCGAGACGGAAACGGCATACGCGAGCGAGACAACTGCCCACGCCGATGGCGGGAGGAACAGTGCGGGGTGA